One Thermodesulfobacteriota bacterium genomic window, GGACTGCCGGAAGTAGGTGTAGAAGTCCGGGTCGTCGTAGACGAGCCCGCGCCATGCGGAGCGCGCCTCGACGGCTATCTCGTCCATGACGTCTTCCCATAGGGGGTTCACGTCCTCGTTGTTGAGGCTCGTGAGCACGACGGACGAGAGAACGAGCTCCAGGTTGTCCTCGGCGATCTCCGGGAGGGAGTAGTTGCTGTAAATGACCTCGCCCTGCTCCGTTATCTTTATCGCGCCGTCTACCGTCCCCGCGGGGCGCGCGAGTATCGCCTGGTTCGTCGGGCCCCCTCCCCTGCTGACGGTGCCGCCGCGCCCGTGGAAGAACCTGTTCCTTATGCCGAACTCGTCGGCGATGGACTTCAGGAGACGCTGGGCCTTGTGAATCTCCCACCCGGCGCAGAATATGCCGCCGTCCTTCCCGCTGTCGGAGTAGCCGATCATTATCTCGGAATAGTTCCCGCGCGCTTTTATATGCTCCCTGTACACGGGCTCGGAGAAGAGCCTCCGCATGACGCCCGGGGCGGCGCGGAAATCGTCTATCGTCTCGAAGAGCGGGACGATGTTTATCGCGCTCGTCACCTTGCCGCCGTCCGAGCGGTAGAGCCCGGCCTCCTTGAGGAACAGGAGCACCTCCAGTATGTTCGCCGCGCTCCGCGTCATGCTTATGACGTATGTATTAATGCAGTCGGGGCTCACCTCGTCGAGGCATTCCCTCATCGTGCGGAATGTGAGGAGGAGCTCGTCCGTCTCGGGCGAAAGCGGCAGCCAGTCGGGGACGAGCGGGCGGGGGTTTTTGATCTCGCGCGTGAGCCATTCGAACTTTTTGTCGTCCGTCATGCCGCCGTAATTCGCGAGCCCGAGCCGCTCGGTGATCTCCGTCAGCGCCGCGGTGTGGACGGCGCTGTTCTGCCGTATGTCGAGCCGGGCCATGTGGAATCCGAACACTTCGGCCTGGCGTATGAGCATCTTGAGGGTGGAGTCGGCCAGCCTGCCGCCCTTGTTCCCGCGGAGGCTCCTGTCGATCATGTAGAGGTCGGAGAGGAATTCTTCGCAAAGGACGTATGGCCGCACCGGGCCTTCGCGGTCCGAGATAACGGCGGCCAGCCTCATCTCGACGTGCTCCAGAAATATCCTGTAGTACTCGTCCGGGTTGTGTATGCCCCTCTCGCCGGCCATGCGCTTCATCTCGGGCGTGACGGCGCGGCGGAGCTCGCGGCTCACGGGGACTATCTTTACCGACGAGCTCAATTGACGCTTGAGACGCCATAGCTTTTCGAGGTGCTTCTCGACGGCCATGGCCTTCTGCATTTCGAGGACTTCCCGTGTTATCTCGTGCGTGACGAAGGGGTTACCGTCCCTGTCGCCGCCCACCCACGACCCGAAGCGGAGGAACGACGGCAGGTGCACATCGGGCACGCCGTAGCTCTCCTCTATCTTCTTTTCGAACTCGTCGTACACCCTGAGCAGCGCATCGAAAATCGTCTCGCGGAAGTAATAGTGAATATTTCGCGCCTCGTCGAGGGGAGTTTTCTTGAACGGCGGGACTTCCTCGGTCTGCCAGAGCCCTATGAGCTCGGCGTGTATCTCGTCCTCGACGGCCTTCCTGCCCTCCTCGTCCAGCCGGACGCTCCCGAGCTCGGCGAGCAGCGACGAGATGTAGCGGAACTTTTCGAGGACGATGTGGCGGTTGACTTCGGTCGGGTGCGCCGTGAGGACGAGGTCTATCGACAGCGAATCGACGAGCGGCTTGAATTTATCGTAGGGGACGCCTCTTTCTTTCAGCACGGCGAAAAGGCTTTCTATCGATCCCTCGCTCGAGTCCTTTACGTCCGAGATGTATTTATATTCCCGGCGACGGCGTATCCTGTGAATCTGCTCGGCGATGTTCACGAGCTTGAAATATATGGTGAAGGCGCGCGTGACCTTGTAGAGGTCTTCGTCGGAAAGGCTCCTGATCGTCGCTACCAGCTCGTCCTTCTGGCTCTTGTGATAGCTGGTCCGCATCTCCTTGGTAAGGGCCCTTATCTTCTCCTCGATGTCGAAGATCTCCCGGCCTTCCTGGCCTATGAGCACCCATCCGAGGATGTTCCCCAGAAAGCGGACGTCGTTACGAAGCGGCTTTTCCTTGTCAATCGTTTCGGTGCTGCGGGTGAAACCCCTTTTCGCCATGACGCGCCTCCGGTGTCGTCAGTGCACGATCTTTATCTCGAGGTGAAGCCCTTCCTGCTTCTGCACCTCGGCTATGATACGGAAGATGTTCTGGGCCGTCGGATTACCCTTCGGGCTCAGCATCCGGATGAGGCTTTCGGGCTTTTTGTGCATCGTGCGGGAAAGCCCCTCGAACCCGCTGGTCGCCTTTATGAAATCCCTGAGCACCGCCTTCCCGGCGGCGAGGTCCCCGGCCATGAGACGCTCGATAGCCTCCTTCAAAAGCCCTGCCCTGAACTCCGGATCGCGCCTGACCCTGGCGCGGACGGTATCCTTAATACCCCGCGTAGACACTTTATAACACTCCCTCGTGATGTGATGTCTGTCCAGTGAATTATAGCCCCGGCCTCCCGAACAGGGAAAGGGCAGACAGGCGGGATTATACCCCGGCATGGCGCTCGTCATCCTCCCGGACATTACAGATAAATCTACCACGGACTGCGCCCGGCGCAC contains:
- a CDS encoding transcriptional regulator produces the protein MSTRGIKDTVRARVRRDPEFRAGLLKEAIERLMAGDLAAGKAVLRDFIKATSGFEGLSRTMHKKPESLIRMLSPKGNPTAQNIFRIIAEVQKQEGLHLEIKIVH
- the ppc gene encoding phosphoenolpyruvate carboxylase: MAKRGFTRSTETIDKEKPLRNDVRFLGNILGWVLIGQEGREIFDIEEKIRALTKEMRTSYHKSQKDELVATIRSLSDEDLYKVTRAFTIYFKLVNIAEQIHRIRRRREYKYISDVKDSSEGSIESLFAVLKERGVPYDKFKPLVDSLSIDLVLTAHPTEVNRHIVLEKFRYISSLLAELGSVRLDEEGRKAVEDEIHAELIGLWQTEEVPPFKKTPLDEARNIHYYFRETIFDALLRVYDEFEKKIEESYGVPDVHLPSFLRFGSWVGGDRDGNPFVTHEITREVLEMQKAMAVEKHLEKLWRLKRQLSSSVKIVPVSRELRRAVTPEMKRMAGERGIHNPDEYYRIFLEHVEMRLAAVISDREGPVRPYVLCEEFLSDLYMIDRSLRGNKGGRLADSTLKMLIRQAEVFGFHMARLDIRQNSAVHTAALTEITERLGLANYGGMTDDKKFEWLTREIKNPRPLVPDWLPLSPETDELLLTFRTMRECLDEVSPDCINTYVISMTRSAANILEVLLFLKEAGLYRSDGGKVTSAINIVPLFETIDDFRAAPGVMRRLFSEPVYREHIKARGNYSEIMIGYSDSGKDGGIFCAGWEIHKAQRLLKSIADEFGIRNRFFHGRGGTVSRGGGPTNQAILARPAGTVDGAIKITEQGEVIYSNYSLPEIAEDNLELVLSSVVLTSLNNEDVNPLWEDVMDEIAVEARSAWRGLVYDDPDFYTYFRQSTPISIIQQMGIGSRPARRSRSKSIEELRAIPWVFSWTQNRHLITGFYSVGTALKKFIDKAPRKNLEILRDMYANWRFFRSHIDNIQMTLSRADMWIALEYSFLVRPREVGKRIFGRIKDEFDLTEETILRIAGEKRILDNNPFLQKSIELRNPYIDSLSYIQVGLLRRLLKGDFTPGEKAALVDDLKLSINGISAGLKNTG